Proteins encoded within one genomic window of Triticum aestivum cultivar Chinese Spring chromosome 2D, IWGSC CS RefSeq v2.1, whole genome shotgun sequence:
- the LOC123049629 gene encoding cytosolic sulfotransferase 8, protein MSSSSSMRISPPQEGEAKTNEELYQQFTKLVSSWPCSPALSNYQLYRHDNGWHSSLAPMVGTMVADACFAARPSDIIVATLPKSGTTWIKALLYSTVHRREHPADSSDHPFNTRGPHECIKFLEYQLYTQNRIPDLDELPDPRLFATHAPFVSLPRSVVASGCKIVCVCRDPKDTLISHWNFANKFRVGDGLEPLSVQAAADYFCDGVSPFGPCWDHVLGYWRAHSANPEQVLFFRYEEMSRDPAAHVRRLAEFVGCPFSVEEEEDGVVDAIVKLCSFEHMTGLEATKGGKTELTFGVVENSSFFRRGQVGDWENHLSPETARKIDAITEAKFRGSGLSI, encoded by the coding sequence atgtcttcctcctcctccatgcgaATCTCTCCACCGCAAGAAGGCGAGGCCAAAACCAACGAAGAGCTCTACCAGCAGTTCACCAAGTTGGTGTCCTCCTGGCCGTGCTCCCCTGCCCTCTCCAATTACCAGCTCTACCGCCACGACAATGGCTGGCACAGCAGCCTGGCTCCAATGGTCGGCACCATGGTCGCCGACGCATGCTTCGCCGCGCGCCCCTCGGACATCATCGTCGCCACGCTGCCCAAGTCCGGCACGACGTGGATCAAGGCGCTCCTCTACTCCACGGTGCACCGGAGGGAGCACCCCGCGGACTCCTCCGACCACCCGTTCAACACCCGTGGTCCTCACGAGTGCATCAAGTTTCTCGAGTACCAGCTCTACACGCAGAACAGGATCCCGGACCTCGACGAGCTCCCGGACCCCAGGCTCTTCGCCACGCACGCCCCCTTCGTGTCGCTGCCGAGGTCAGTCGTGGCGTCGGGCTGCAAGATCGTGTGCGTGTGCCGCGACCCCAAGGACACCCTGATCTCGCATTGGAACTTCGCGAACAAATTCAGGGTCGGGGACGGACTGGAGCCGCTCTCAGTCCAGGCCGCCGCCGACTACTTCTGCGACGGCGTGTCGCCGTTCGGGCCGTGCTGGGACCATGTCCTCGGGTACTGGCGCGCGCACTCCGCGAACCCCGAGCAGGTGCTCTTCTTCAGGTACGAAGAGATGAGTCGTGACCCGGCGGCACACGTGCGGAGGCTGGCGGAGTTTGTCGGATGTCCGTTCAgtgtggaggaggaggaagacggcgtgGTGGACGCCATCGTCAAGCTGTGCTCGTTCGAGCACATGACTGGGCTCGAAGCGACAAAGGGTGGCAAGACAGAGCTCACGTTTGGCGTTGTGGAGAACAGCTCATTCTTCCGGCGCGGCCAGGTCGGGGACTGGGAGAACCATCTATCGCCGGAGACGGCACGAAAGATCGATGCCATCACCGAGGCCAAGTTTAGGGGCTCCGGTCTCTCTATCTAG